One part of the Thermithiobacillus tepidarius DSM 3134 genome encodes these proteins:
- a CDS encoding PA2779 family protein — translation MHIMPRLAKPISTLLIAATLGLSLPVSPAQASMVGTDSVINQYTNSADRERVRNFLERQDVQAELERQGVKPTEALARVDALSDAEVSKIAGKLDMLPAGGDGVGAVVGALILIFVVLLITDILGLTHVFPFVYHRR, via the coding sequence ATGCACATCATGCCGCGCCTCGCCAAACCCATCAGTACCCTGCTGATTGCCGCCACGCTCGGTCTCAGCCTGCCGGTCAGCCCGGCGCAGGCCAGCATGGTCGGCACCGACAGCGTGATCAACCAGTACACCAACAGCGCCGACCGTGAGCGCGTCCGCAATTTCCTGGAGCGCCAGGACGTGCAGGCCGAACTGGAGCGCCAAGGCGTCAAGCCCACCGAGGCCCTGGCCCGCGTGGATGCCCTCAGCGACGCCGAGGTGAGCAAGATCGCCGGCAAGCTCGACATGCTGCCCGCCGGCGGCGATGGCGTGGGTGCCGTGGTCGGCGCGCTGATCCTGATCTTCGTCGTGCTGCTGATCACCGATATCCTCGGCCTCACCCACGTCTTCCCCTTCGTCTATCATCGCCGCTAA